Proteins encoded in a region of the Anopheles aquasalis chromosome 2, idAnoAquaMG_Q_19, whole genome shotgun sequence genome:
- the LOC126577887 gene encoding mucin-19-like isoform X1: MAADSDGEQQKRTNSCSNSSSRRRNDVDGGSGGGSTLKAVVICEGNLHDPDFPARLESLIENLATLVEDDKDDDDEESEERSGKHEASGRLKVDKVEPWNSVRVTLSIPKEAAVRLRRLAAEGNSALRALGILSVQLEGETVLSLRLAGQQEIVLRTDNAAGDVGGPSNSSGGVAGLGELARVLSQQQQQQQQQQQQQQHQAVLSQPQQHLQQPTNLYHHQHHHHPHQPQQPLQQHLQHLQQQQQQQQHHQHPHVQQQQLLLGSNDVAVAGPSSSSKPKPLSNGPIPLVDGGTSPTVGGTSASAVFKSPNTICPMDGKVPAHVPNTVAGDACEYPFESMTQARVIQRRENTLGLVGSGGALAPNAVGGGGAVGGGLKSANGHFVVPSAVAGPNSVPPPPPYQTVVGTGGIKGPSPVVGMSGGTLIAGGHQQQQQQQQQQQSMMVVAGPTPVGGAPGAVLTGNNVAISSPLLVNLLQNENLQQPSQQQPQQQQQQQQQVRGGQQLKGGVIPMGAVVSATPNAASVMSATVRTTSDNDSTTLKCNTAVNSVVPQQQQQQHLVHHPVIGSSVASTLGTTTGSATVVVHQQQQLQQQQHTLVNNNNNSTLRASPAVMSGGVLASGNSGIGNSVNSSNQHPLQHHHLHPMSTGNVASGDSSSSNNHQQNVLNVSPSSLVTPPLSVPSNSSNSSSSSSNTINTIKLQRYNSGGEPSVATGVATVGGTVGMGPTIRTPLVLQQQPLLQQQQLTVAGNRASTMMVQQPLLRPPPQPASAMLQQPQEQQIQLQMQQQHSQLMNRPPIYTQQQQQQQQQQHQLLSQQPSALRLPLVTSQQPQQHQQPVGTNVSKAGFNQEWQPLPMDSATKSSFQEFARYQMQYNLSQQQLSGSKPMETVPADQQQSSIDAASSTSVADSLELGNCLVDLPDLAKNDLDSLLPSDLDSALFDTKLDDLDDLDLMDQQQQQQQQQQQQQPSLASLPLGGSATLPGLLLGGAGDGGPMSLAAVSNIVGTSSSSSTVGSIAGTAAASAPAIGNVPVDRRRKSPQILINPLTGELEETALEEGAEVGADDGAGKGDAAVVSAAKHGKLLISGSARVPDFPPEMANSLYSDDDTSGGSAGTFASRFPSSDVSDTDNVASFGGIIPGGSTSSMAVTGVTTGKASKTKKGGRVKTGVGTKERAKDKPRERVKAAGSLKTVKQVKAKVLSTSIDGGNSSPAKGGSGGTEIKLRLKLEKPSDSSIMVTTVPGAAGRTALGTMVSTNLQSSSNVGTTVATTNASTAVDRTTASDQIGSTMSIPTNVTHQAISQYCGNNNRSLMDKYTIASGTLATTPSTTAMTTVATQQPFVSGSSASPNNSTIAAGNVQNPSPAGEELRVPPLHISLRGKNSVVIKNARKDRKKSQSGGEDDSSDNGGSGSSNSAPPSKVVSAFSKRGNLTDSNSSASNSSSSTASSPPSNVHQQNHIGPITSVTGTDSDGVSCAPTPNKRTAADALAPSSNHSPNGIVCPEKKRRLSNGTASMITTTSTVASDANKPEGNVPVSSASSDSSGTVVTAVTAGVQEIHDIYESLITTSTSGPIGSTNVGTVIPLNSATNATKNSKSSGANSSSNGTGMSSSSSSSSSSSSSSSSSLTATTSTALISNSSIIINNNNNNNINNNSSNYGKSHKNLTIKAKSSSSPGGVESTAADSPMADGSVAAASTDTPASPTSPPGAATAVSQEAKGVTAGTTTTSSTSSVQTSKDDGSEHSPLVNHHHHHQHHHHHHHHHHNYHIEEEHHSNNRPPEQLLADGAESNALSGKDTSTVAEEPNKERQEEEELKAVDSRKSSPSTGSSATLATSITTPSSSTVMTTAAVSAAAAAAAASAVAIGGVNHHHLLGHGNVRGSPGSQAQGEDSGIESMDALSEKSPHQLSSLSPQGRNANGGIGGSGGASSVSSNSSTNGSSSSSSSSGSEVACDGKQMLQIGDTPEDDYQDIEAVLAKMEGLNDGEAKLNGEHQLSVVRSETLRKLLQQQPDPETLDRANLSKILDDIDADQSLVVTDNGLLEDSLHSEIHDETSKAILEKDVVETVEPKQSITVKRRTTEERDEISEVKNKQPLAVANCIAPPVKGPTVEINSNHTDLTEVVKLEDRKQQLNAVKLLADGDCGSNNNSKDSPSVKSECDSKVMILVDGKQHLVKSDPEEAIVSSVKKGLRKSSDEQAVVISATAALTEMRNISPTPIVAVVNSVKIESVLPTSPLSAAVTPGAAAATASSEVKAEPKSPATGEPLIELKPRHEQPPLYSYSSGKARERRTAAAASDGSHPGGAVVENRSRRNSSASRSSSVDSGGEAAALETEEQLNSGTLVSSSPAPESLTVEENSKQSTGTADEASSTQSNDVSQGPAPPPSVSSTSASVVSTAVAEECQPKGKADSEASGKEMLTQLSIEIPSHTDSGEHRIRTRASSKLESPLELPTRQSPLAAAATEATSIPATASTTGSTVPTTKVAGGGGCAAATGGSNGSIPARQSGIHHTHSSVTIGGSSIASASPATTASSGTNERTSPKGTGASVPAKATATPASNKRKRQGSESSTQSTISENDFVPTRAKKSRKAVAAATASAGSSTSNVVGSSGSQESTGGKVHQRRSTESIAKGRMSRKAAAAAAAAAAAAAAAAAAAVAAAPAAATASPATVVVDSSDSDEPLIEIAGKARNSKLTSKSSSTTSITFSNATTTSTVQITSDTSTTSTNSTPASITTTTTTTTIISTTINNASITTTTSNTMAANATSCATTTTASYKATMASSAAECTTTVSNSPTTGAAGATGSGPTIVSHGSGRVTPLQRSSSSSPASSSTSASPSPSLMGTSAAAATTHKAVPATVGYSGPAGSDREKLGRNSQNKSSAGGATVSAKVGGQMHGTSAQTSSTGTVPSSPTSSSTMTAGPDSSTATGTTVGTANVTTTSPVVSGSQKASATTSGGSGTPGSSSDEKISTRRSVRMTSSTLSTAAMNNKAKAAAMLNAASTTSTASAVDSNHVGTTVSSSTSSNSAVSSSTSSSGSSSSTSNAVVGLTAGGTVGTTNVIAGGGNANGSVSKPTANHVNHQHHHAGGGSSLKGTVAGAGSTESKALANAGTGGTTQTVAETSTTVELRRKTRSAAGLEVNLTEGRRRRISRDSK; encoded by the exons ATGGCGGCCGACAGTGATGGAGAACAACAGAAACGGACAAACAGttgtagtaatagtagtagtagacgGAGGAATGATGtcgacggtggcagcggtggcggaagCACACTGAAAGCGGTCGTGATCTGTGAGGGTAACCTGCACGATCCGGACTTTCCGGCGCGGCTCGAAAGCCTGATCGAGAATCTAGCGACACTGGTGGAAGATGATaaggatgacgacgatgaagaatCGGAGGAGCGAAGCGGAAAGCATGAAGCTTCTGGAAGACTTAAAGTCGATAAG GTGGAACCATGGAATAGTGTGCGCGTAACGCTCTCGATACCGAAGGAGGCGGCCGTCCGGTTGCGGCGGTTAGCGGCCGAAGGCAACAGTGCACTGCGGGCGTTGGGTATCCTCTCGGTTCAGCTCGAGGGAGAAACGGTACTGTCGCTGCGATTGGCGGGACAGCAGGAAATCGTGCTGCGTACAG ataatgctgctggtgatgtcgGCGGTCCAAGCAATAGCAGTGGCGGGGTGGCTGGTTTGGGAGAGCTGGCTCGGGTactttcgcagcagcagcaacagcaacagcaacaacagcagcagcagcagcaccaagctgTCCTGTCACAGCCACAACAGCATCTACAACAACCTACGAACCTctaccatcatcaacaccaccaccatccccaccagccacagcagccgctccagcagcacttgcaacacctgcagcagcaacagcaacagcagcagcaccatcaacaccctcatgtacagcagcagcagctactgctCGGTTCGAACGATGTCGCCGTTGCGGGCCCTTCCTCATCCAGCAAACCGAAACCCCTTTCGAATGGTCCGATACCGTTGGTGGACGGCGGTACTTCTCCTACCGTGGGGGGTACATCGGCTAGTGCAGTGTTCAAATCGCCCAATACGATCTGTCCAATGGATGGCAAAGTGCCTGCCCATGTGCCAAACACGGTTGCCGGCGACGCTTGCGAGTATCCGTTCGAGAGTATGACGCAGGCGCGGGTGATCCAGCGGCGGGAGAACACGCTCGGTTTGGttggcagcggtggtgctcTGGCGCCGAACGcggtaggaggaggaggagcagtggGAGGAGGCCTTAAATCTGCGAACGGCCACTTTGTGGTGCCGTCTGCTGTAGCAGGACCGAAttcagtgccaccaccaccaccatatcAAACGGTGGTCGGAACGGGCGGTATCAAGGGACCGTCACCGGTTGTTGGTATGTCCGGCGGTACGCTAATCGCTGGTggtcaccaacagcagcagcagcagcagcagcagcagcaatcgatgatggtggtggcgggccCGACGCCGGTCGGAGGTGCGCCCGGAGCCGTGCTTACAGGCAATAATGTGGCCATCTCTAGCCCGTTGCTGGTGAACTTACTGCAGAATGAAAACCTTCAGCAAccgtcacaacaacaaccccagcagcagcagcagcagcagcagcaagtacgTGGTGGACAGCAACTGAAAGGAGGTGTCATTCCAATGGGTGCCGTTGTCAGTGCAACGCCAAATGCTGCGTCCGTGATGAGTGCAACAGTGAGAACCACTAGTGACAATGATTCGACGACTTTAAAGTGCAACACAGCAGTGAACAGTGTcgtaccgcagcagcagcagcagcagcatctagtGCATCACCCAGTGATTGGTAGCTCTGTTGCTTCTACGTTAGGGACTACCACTGGTAGTGCGACAGTGGTCgtccatcagcaacaacagttgcaacagcagcagcacactttagtgaataataataataatagcaCGCTGCGAGCATCACCTGCCGTTATGAGCGGCGGTGTGTTGGCAAGTGGTAATAGCGGCATCGGCAACAGTGTGAATAGTAGTAACCAGCATCCgcttcagcatcatcaccttcacccgaTGTCAACTGGCAACGTCGCCAgcggtgacagcagcagcagtaacaatCATCAGCAAAACGTTTTAAATGTGTCGCCTTCTTCTCTAGTAACTCCACCATTGTCAGTGCCTTcaaacagtagcaacagcagcagcagtagcagtaacaCCATCAATACGATTAAATTACAAAGATACAACTCCGGTGGCGAGCCATCGGTGGCGACAGGAGTAGCCACCGTTGGTGGTACAGTCGGAATGGGTCCAACGATACGAACACCTctcgtgctgcagcagcaaccgttgctacaacagcaacagcttacTGTCGCTGGCAACCGAGCATCCACGATGATGGTTCAGCAACCATTGCTGCGCCCTCCGCCGCAGCCGGCATCTGCCATGCTACAGCAGCCACAGGAACAACAAATACAGTTGcaaatgcagcaacaacattcccaGCTAATGAATCGGCCTCCGATttacacacaacaacaacaacaacagcagcagcagcagcatcagttgtTGTCGCAGCAACCGTCGGCATTACGACTGCCATTGGTGACATcacagcagccgcaacagcaccaacaaccggTGGGGACGAATGTGTCAAAAGCTGGCTTCAATCAGGAATGGCAGCCGCTGCCAATGGATTCGGCTACCAAATCTAGCTTCCAGGAGTTTGCCCGTTATCAAATGCAATACAATCTCAGTCAGCAACAGCTAAGCGGCAGTAAACCGATGGAAACAGTGCCGGCGGATCAGCAGCAATCGTCCATCGATGCGGCCTCGTCCACCTCCGTTGCTGACTCGTTGGAGCTGGGAAACTGTTTGGTGGATTTGCCCGATTTAGCCAAGAATGATCTCGATTCGTTGCTACCGAGCGATCTCGATAGCGCCCTGTTCGACACGAAGCTAGACGACCTCGATGATCTCGATCTGAtggaccaacagcagcaacagcaacagcagcagcagcagcagcaaccatcccTCGCGAGCCTACCACTCGGAGGCAGTGCTACGTTGCCTGGGCTTCTACTTGGAGGTGCTGGAGACGGAGGACCGATGAGCCTGGCCGCAGTGTCGAACATAGTGGGaacttcatcatcttcgtccaCCGTTGGCTCCATCGCTGgtacggctgctgcttctgctcctgctatTGGCAACGTGCCCGTGGATCGTCGTCGAAAATCTCCCCAAATCCTTATCAATCCTCTGACCGGTGAATTAGAGGAAACTGCGTTGGAGGAAGGCGCTGAAGTTGGtgccgacgatggtgctggtaaAGGTGATGCAGCGGTGGTTAGTGCAGCGAAACATGGCAAACTACTGATTAGCGGTTCAGCGCGCGTTCCCGATTTCCCACCGGAAATGGCCAACTCGCTGTACTCAGACGACGACACTAGTGGTGGCAGTGCAGGAACGTTCGCATCGCGCTTTCCTTCTTCGGACGTCAGTGATACGGACAATGTGGCTAGCTTTGGCGGTATAATACCCGGTGGGAGTACGTCGTCAATGGCCGTTACCGGTGTTACCACTGgtaaagcaagcaaaacgaagaaagGTGGCCGGGTGAAAACGGGGGTCGGTACGAAGGAGAGGGCTAAGGACAAACCgcgcgagagagtgaaagCTGCTGGGTCCCTGAAAACCGTGAAGCAAGTCAAGGCGAAAGTGCTGTCCACCTCGATCGATGGGGGCAACAGTTCGCCTGCAAAGGGAGGAAGCGGCGGTACGGAGATCAAGCTTCGTTTGAAGCTAGAAAAACCGTCGGACTCCTCGATCATGGTGACGACTGTTCCTGGCGCCGCTGGGCGAACTGCTCTCGGGACCATGGTTTCCACCAACCTTCAGTCGTCTTCGAACGTGGGAACCACTGTAGCTACTACGAATGCCTCTACGGCGGTCGACCGAACTACTGCTAGCGATCAAATCGGTTCAACGATGTCGATTCCAACCAACGTTACTCATCAAGCAATTTCGCAATACTGTGGCAACAATAATCGCAGCTTAATGGATAAATACACCATCGCATCAGGTACGTTGGCAACGACACCAAGTACGACGGCTATGACGACGGTCGCAACTCAGCAACCCTTTGTTAGTGGCAGTAGCGCTTCACCCAACAATTCCACCATTGCCGCCGGCAACGTTCAGAATCCCTCTCCCGCTGGCGAGGAGTTGCGAGTGCCACCACTACACATCAGCTTGCGAGGGAAGAACTCTGTTGTGATAAAGAACGCGCGAAAGGATCGGAAGAAAAGTCAAAGCGGTGGCGAAGATGACAGCAGTGACAACGGAGGCAGCGGTAGCAGTAACAGTGCTCCTCCTTCAAAAGTCGTTTCAGCTTTCAGTAAAAGAGGAAACCTTACTGACAGTAACAGCAGTGCGTCGAACAGTAGCTCATCAACCGCTTCAAGTCCACCCTCGAATGTTCATCAACAGAATCACATTGGTCCAATCACATCGGTAACTGGCACAGATTCCGATGGAGTGTCATGTGCACCAACGCCGAATAAGCGCACAGCCGCTGATGCGCTGGCGCCCTCCTCCAACCATAGTCCAAACGGGATCGTGTGCCCGGAGAAGAAGCGGCGGTTGAGCAATGGTACAGCGAGTATGATCACGACCACCAGTACTGTTGCCAGCGATGCCAATAAACCTGAAGGGAATGTCCCTGTGTCGTCGGCCAGCTCCGATAGTTCCGGAACCGTGGTTACGGCTGTAACGGCCGGTGTTCAGGAAATTCACGATATCTACGAATCCTTGATCACCACCTCGACTAGCGGACCGATCGGTTCGACGAACGTCGGTACGGTGATTCCGTTGAATTCTGCCACAAATGCCACAAAAAACTCGAAAAGCTCCGGTGCGAATAGCAGCAGTAACGGTACTGGAAtgagcagtagtagtagtagtagtagtagtagcagcagcagcagcagcagcagtctcaCCGCAACTACTTCGACGGCTCTaatcagcaacagtagcatcatcatcaacaacaataacaacaacaatattaACAATAATAGCAGTAACTATGGAAAAAGTCACAAAAATCTCACCATCAAAGCAAAATCTTCGTCGTCACCGGGTGGGGTTGAATCTACTGCCGCCGACTCGCCGATGGCGGATGGCAGcgttgctgcagcatccaCTGACACGCCTGCTTCGCCAACGTcaccaccgggagcagcaacagctgtcTCGCAGGAGGCAAAAGGTGTGACGGCAGGAACCACAACCACATCATCTACCTCAAGTGTGCAAACCTCCAAGGATGACGGTAGCGAGCATTCACCGTTAgtgaaccatcatcatcatcatcagcatcatcatcatcatcatcatcatcatcataactaTCACATAGAGGAAGAACATCATAGTAACAATCGACCACCGGAGCAGTTGCTCGCAGACGGAGCGGAATCGAATGCGCTCTCTGGCAAAGATACATCGACGGTAGCAGAAGAACCGAATAAGGAACggcaggaagaagaagagctgaAAGCAGTGGACAGTAGAAAGTCATCTCCATCGACTGGTTCCTCGGCGACGTTGGCCACATCGATAACGACGCCGAGCTCGTCTACAGTGATGACTACAGCGGCCGTgtcggcagctgcagcagcggctgcggcaTCTGCGGTAGCTATAGGAGGAgtcaaccaccatcacctcctcgGTCACGGCAATGTGCGCGGTTCACCCGGATCTCAGGCGCAGGGTGAAGACAGTGGCATCGAATCGATGGACGCCCTCTCAGAGAAGAGCCCCCACCAGCTGTCTTCCCTCAGTCCGCAGGGAAGGAACGCCAATGGTGGGATTGGTGGGAGCGGCGGGGCAAGCAGcgtaagcagcaacagcagtacgaacggtagcagcagtagtagtagctccAGTGGCAGTGAAGTAGCCTGTGATGGCAAACAGATGCTACAGATCGGCGATACGCCGGAAGACGATTACCAAGACATCGAAGCGGTGCTGGCTAAGATGGAAGGGTTGAACGACGGCGAGGCGAAACTGAATGGCGAACACCAGTTGTCGGTAGTCCGATCGGAAACGCTCCGGAAgttgctgcaacaacagcctGATCCCGAGACGCTAGATCGAGCAAATTTGAGCAAGATTCTAGATGACATCGATGCTGATCAGTCGCTGGTTGTTACTGACAACGGTTTGCTGGAGGATAGTTTGCACAGCGAGATTCACGATGAAACGTCCAAAGCCATCCTGGAGAAGGACGTAGTAGAAACAGTGGAACCGAAACAATCGATCACTGTGAAGCGCAGAACGACAGAGGAACGGGACGAGATCTCCGAGGTAAAAAATAAACAGCCCTTGGCAGTAGCAAACTGCATTGCACCGCCAGTGAAGGGGCCCACAGTCGAGATCAACAGCAACCATACGGACCTGACGGAGGTGGTTAAGTTGGAGGATCGGAAACAGCAGCTAAACGCAGTCAAACTCTTAGCCGATGGGGAttgcggcagcaacaacaatagtaAGGATAGTCCTAGTGTGAAAAGCGAATGTGATAGTAAAGTAATGATACTAGTTGATGGTAAACAACACTTAGTTAAGTCTGATCCCGAGGAGGCTATCGTTAGTAGTGTAAAGAAGGGTTTGAGGAAATCTTCCGACGAGCAAGCTGTGGTAATTTCTGCCACTGCTGCCCTTACCGAGATGCGCAACATTTCGCCAACGCCGATTGTAGCCGTTGTGAATAGCGTGAAGATTGAAAGCGTATTGCCAACATCGCCGTTGTCAGCAGCAGTGACACCGGGGGccgctgctgcgactgctagTAGCGAAGTGAAAGCTGAACCGAAAAGTCCGGCAACCGGAGAACCATTGATCGAGCTGAAACCACGCCACGAGCAACCACCGTTGTACAGCTATTCCAGTGGAAAGGCTCGCGAAAGACGcacggctgctgcagccagcgATGGTAGTCATCCGGGTGGGGCGGTTGTGGAAAATAGATCACGACGGAACTCCAGCGCCTCCCGAAGCTCGAGTGTCGACAGTGGAGGTGAAGCTGCTGCATTAGAAACGGAAGAGCAGCTGAATTCGGGAACGCTAGTTTCCTCATCACCAGCTCCAGAATCGTTGACTGTAGAAGAAAATTCAAAACAGTCGACCGGAACTGCAGATGAAGCATCATCGACCCAGTCTAATGATGTCTCACaaggaccagcaccaccaccatcagtatCCTCAACTTCTGCCTCGGTGGTATCGACAGCAGTGGCTGAAGAATGCCAACCGAAGGGTAAAGCTGATTCGGAAGCGAGTGGCAAGGAAATGTTGACGCAACTTTCGATCGAAATTCCATCTCATACGGACAGCGGAGAGCATCGAATACGTACTAGGGCTTCGAGCAAGCTTGAGAGTCCGCTGGAGCTTCCTACTCGCCAAAGCCCTCTGGCTGCGGCAGCTACGGAGGCGACGAGCATCCCAGCAACTGCTTCTACCACAGGGTCTACCGTCCCAACGACAAAAgtggcaggaggaggagggtgtgCGGCGGCAACAGGCGGAAGTAACGGTAGCATCCCGGCCAGGCAATCCGGGATCCATCATACACATTCCTCTGTTACGATTGGCGGCAGCTCGATTGCATCCGCGTCCCCAGCGACGACAGCCAGTAGCGGTACTAATGAACGAACAAGTCCCAAGGGCACTGGTGCATCTGTTCCGGCCAAGGCGACCGCTACTCCAGCTAGCAACAAGCGAAAACGCCAAGGTTCGGAAAGCTCGACACAATCCACCATCAGCGAGAATGACTTTGTACCGACGCGAGCGAAAAAGTCGCGCAAAGCCGTGgcggcagcgacagcgagTGCAGGATCGTCAACCAGCAATGTTGTTGGATCATCTGGATCTCAAGAGTCCACTGGGGGCAAGGTGCACCAGCGCAGATCGACAGAGTCGATCGCGAAAGGACGAATGTCGCGgaaagcagctgctgcagcagcggcggcagcagcagcagcagcagcagcagcggcagcagccgtcgcagcagcaccagcagcagcgaccgcaTCACCGGCAACAGTGGTGGTCGATTCTTCGGACAGTGACGAACCGCTGATCGAAATTGCGGGTAAAGCTCGAAACTCTAAACTAACCTCCAAATCCAGCTCAACAACTTCCATCACCTTTAGCAATGCAACCACTACTTCCACTGTCCAAATTACTAGCGATACCTCTACTACTTCTACCAATTCTACTCCTGCttctattactactactaccaccactactactatcATCTCTACCACTATCAACAACGCTagtattactactactacttccaATACTATGGCTGCAAATGCTACTTCGTGCGCTACGACGACTACTGCCTCGTACAAAGCGACCATGGCAAGCTCAGCAGCCGAATGTACTACTACAGTGTCCAACTCTCCAACAAcaggtgctgctggcgcaaCGGGTAGCGGTCCTACGATCGTTAGCCATGGTAGCGGTCGCGTAACACCTCTGCAAAGGTCGTCCTCCTCATCACCTGCATCGTCGTCAACATCAGCATCCCCGTCACCTTCGTTAATGGGTACCagcgcggctgctgctacgacACATAAAGCAGTACCCGCTACTGTTGGCTATAGTGGACCGGCCGGGAGTGATCGTGAAAAGCTAGGGCGGAATTCTCAAAACAAATCCTCGGCAGGAGGGGCGACCGTCAGTGCAAAAGTTGGCGGCCAGATGCACGGAACTTCCGCGCAAACGTCGTCGACAGGTACCGTTCCTTCGTCGCCTACTTCGAGCAGCACGATGACGGCGGGACCGGATAGTAGTACCGCTACGGGAACCACCGTTGGCACTGCGAATGTCACCACCACTTCTCCCGTGGTTAGTGGTAGCCAGAAAGCATCAGCCACCACGTCCGGCGGATCTGGCACTCCGGGTTCGTCTAGTGATGAAAAAATCAGCACACGGCGAAGTGTACGAATGACGTCATCGACGCTCTCGACGGCAGCAATGAACAATAAGGCGAAGGCAGCGGCGATGCTGAATGCAGCAAGCACCACTAGTACGGCATCTGCTGTGGACAGCAATCACGTTGGCACCACCGTatccagtagcaccagcagcaactcggcAGTGAGCagttccaccagcagcagcggaagcagcagcagtacgagcAATGCGGTTGTTGGTTTGACCGCGGGTGGAACTGTCGGCACGACCAATGTTATTGCTGGCGGTGGGAATGCAAATGGAAGTGTTAGCAAACCTACCGCGAATCATgtcaaccaccagcaccaccatgccGGGGGTGGATCGAGTCTAAAGggcactgttgctggtgctggatctACTGAAAGCAAAGCCTTAGCCAACGCTGGTACGGGTGGCACAACGCAAACCGTCGCCGAGACCAGCACCACGGTGGAGTTGCGTCGGAAAACGCGGAGTGCAG ctggCCTGGAAGTAAACCTGACGGAAGGACGCAGGCGCCGCATTTCGCGTGACAGCAAGTGA